The DNA sequence AACACCGTGGCAGGGGCCGCGTGGGTTGGGTGTTCACGTTCACTCAGGCCGCCTACAACCTCGTGCGAATGAGGAACTTGCTATGCCCGACGTAGATCATCGGCCCGAACGGAGCGCCGCGCGGGTCACGAGCCGGACACCCACCGGCGGCGAAACCCCGATTCCGCGCTCAATTCCCGGGAAAACCCCCTCGAGCTCCCGGTTTCCGCTACGCCACCAGCGTTCTTCCGCAGCCTGCTAGAAGGCCGCTCTGCTTCTCATGGCGGATCGCGGGGCGGGGGGCGGCCATCGCGGAATGGCTCGGCTGGTGCCTGGAAAGCCGCGAAACACCTGGACGCGGGTTCGCTTACGCGGCTTCGCCGCTAGCGAACGTGCGCACGCTCACCGGGGGAGATGCCTGCGCTCTATTTCCGCGCTGACCGCCCCCCGCCCCGCGATCGGCCGTGCTGGAAACTGGAGCCACTTCTCCGGGGCTAGGTGCAGGTCGGGCGCAAGACATGGGTAGGTAGAGGTGCAGCCAAGCGCGCGCTCAGTCCCGGCGACTGCCGTACCTCACGCGAGAGGCGAAGCGACCACAGTGGCCCCGTGGCTAGCGGAAGCGTGCTTTCTCGGGGCCGATGCGGGCGACGTGGGAGGCCAGCTTCTCGGCATCGAGACCGTAGAAGCGGACGGCATTGCCGCCGAGCATTGCGGCGATCTCGTCTTCGGGCAGGCCGTGGAAGGTTTCATGCATCTGGTCTGGCGTGAACGGCCAGCTTCCTTCGGGATGGGGATAGTCGCTTCCCCACATGATCTGCTCGACCCCGATCTCGTGGCGGAGCTCGGCCTCCCGGCGCGGCATGCACGAAGCTCCGACCCCGACGTTGCGCGCGAAGTACTCGCTCGGCTTCAGCTTCAGATGACTATGGTAGTCGCCCAGCTTCGCAGAGTAGTGGGTGTTCGAGTAGCGCTGGTCGAGGAGCTCCAGGTATTCCGGGACCCAGATCGACGCCCCCTCGGTCAACACGACCTTCAAGCACGGAAAGCGCTCGAACACACCGCCCCACATCATGAAGGTCAACGGACGCACCAGGTAGAAGGCGACCTCCGAGATGAAGATGCCCATCGCGCCGGGCAGGTCTTCCCGCTCGTCCGGCGGCGCGTCCATCTTTCCGAAATAGTCTTCTATGGGTGCAGGGCCCGAGTGGAAATGGATGACCATCTCGTGATCCTGGCAAGCTGCCCACAAGGGATCGTATTTCGGGTGGTGATAGGGCGAGAGCTTGCCCCATTGCACGGGAAGCATGATGCCCTGAAGGCCATTCTCCTTGGCCCATTCGACCTCGCGCACAGCCTCGGCTACATCCCAGAGGGCCGGGACGATCGCGACGCCGATGTGTCGTTCCGGTGCCATCTGGCATAGCTCTGCCAGCCATCGGTTGTGTGAACGAGCACCGGCCCATTGGAGCTCGGGCGCAATGTTCTCGGTTGGCATCGAAAGCCCCGCGCCAAACGGCGGCATGTTCATCTCCGTGATGCCATCGGGGAAGATCACCTCGGCAGCGACCCCATCACCGTCGAGCACGCGCAAACGCTGCTCATGATCCCAGGCACCCGTCAGGAGATCCTCCCGACCCTTGCGCCATTCCTCGTTGATATCGGCGACCAGGAACCTCTTGGACGCCTCGGTGGTGAGCTTGATCTGGATGGGAAGTGCGAGATCGAAAGCGTCCCGGTACTGGGGGTCGAGATAGGCCCGGTACTGCTCGGGCGGAAGCCCAGCGTGGCAATCGGACGAGACGACGAGATAGCGATCCATCGGGGAGTTCCTTCAGCCCGCCGCCGGCGGAGATGCCGGCCGGGAATAGAATTGGCGCGTCCACTTCCGGAACATCGCCAGGTAGTCGTCGGCCTCACACAAGACGGGCCTGGCACGGTGGACCTTATGCGTCCAGATCGTCAGGTCATCCCGAACTCCTGCGGTGATCCGAT is a window from the bacterium genome containing:
- a CDS encoding amidohydrolase codes for the protein MDRYLVVSSDCHAGLPPEQYRAYLDPQYRDAFDLALPIQIKLTTEASKRFLVADINEEWRKGREDLLTGAWDHEQRLRVLDGDGVAAEVIFPDGITEMNMPPFGAGLSMPTENIAPELQWAGARSHNRWLAELCQMAPERHIGVAIVPALWDVAEAVREVEWAKENGLQGIMLPVQWGKLSPYHHPKYDPLWAACQDHEMVIHFHSGPAPIEDYFGKMDAPPDEREDLPGAMGIFISEVAFYLVRPLTFMMWGGVFERFPCLKVVLTEGASIWVPEYLELLDQRYSNTHYSAKLGDYHSHLKLKPSEYFARNVGVGASCMPRREAELRHEIGVEQIMWGSDYPHPEGSWPFTPDQMHETFHGLPEDEIAAMLGGNAVRFYGLDAEKLASHVARIGPEKARFR